The Streptomyces sp. NBC_00440 genome contains a region encoding:
- a CDS encoding MFS transporter — protein MYVSSSRSTPAPGTAGVARPGPGRARAAVAPNVVALGSVSLITDISSEMITAVLPMYVIFTLGLSPLQFGALNGMYFGITALVRLAGGHAADRWQRRKLVAGSGYALSALCKLGLFAAGASVPALGAVIAADRTGKGLRTGPRDALISLSSTPGTLGRSFGIHRALDTTGAFLGPLVAFALLMADPDRYDTVFVASFCIAAFAVVVLALTVRDRREALVGPQGVTVRAALRLLLLPRFRRVCIGAALLGTVALSDSFVYLLLQERLDIAVEYFPLLPLGTTATYLLLAVPFGQLADRLGRLRVFTGGYVALLGAYLLLFGPVGGAALLITTLVLHGLFYAATDGVLMAAVGPLLPVELRASGMALIQTGQSVAMLASSVLFGAAWTLWGLHAALALALAALVTAVLAALWILPLREEGSRT, from the coding sequence ATGTACGTCTCATCGAGCCGGTCCACCCCGGCGCCCGGCACCGCCGGGGTCGCGCGGCCGGGGCCCGGACGGGCGCGGGCGGCCGTGGCACCCAATGTGGTGGCACTGGGGTCGGTCAGCCTGATCACCGACATCTCGTCGGAGATGATCACCGCGGTCCTGCCGATGTACGTCATCTTCACCCTCGGCCTGAGCCCCCTCCAGTTCGGCGCTCTCAACGGCATGTACTTCGGGATCACCGCTCTCGTACGCCTGGCCGGAGGGCACGCCGCGGACCGCTGGCAGCGGCGCAAACTCGTGGCGGGCAGCGGGTACGCCCTGTCCGCCCTGTGCAAACTGGGCCTGTTCGCCGCAGGCGCGTCCGTGCCCGCCCTGGGCGCGGTGATCGCCGCCGACCGTACGGGCAAGGGCCTGCGCACCGGACCGCGGGACGCGCTGATCTCACTCAGCAGCACCCCCGGGACGCTGGGCCGCTCGTTCGGCATCCATCGTGCGCTGGACACCACCGGCGCCTTCCTCGGTCCGCTGGTCGCGTTCGCGCTGCTCATGGCAGATCCGGACCGGTACGACACGGTGTTCGTCGCGAGCTTCTGCATCGCGGCGTTCGCGGTGGTGGTGCTGGCCCTGACGGTCCGCGACCGGCGCGAGGCCCTGGTCGGCCCGCAGGGCGTGACCGTCCGCGCCGCGCTCCGGCTCCTCCTGCTGCCGCGCTTCCGCCGGGTTTGCATCGGCGCGGCCCTGCTGGGCACGGTGGCGCTGAGCGACTCGTTCGTCTACCTGCTGCTCCAGGAGCGCCTGGACATCGCCGTCGAATACTTCCCGCTGCTGCCGCTGGGCACGACGGCCACCTATCTGCTGCTGGCGGTCCCGTTCGGGCAACTGGCCGACCGGCTCGGCAGGCTACGGGTGTTCACCGGCGGGTACGTGGCGCTGCTCGGCGCGTATCTGCTGCTGTTCGGCCCGGTCGGTGGAGCTGCTCTGCTGATCACCACGCTCGTCCTGCACGGCCTGTTCTACGCGGCCACCGACGGGGTTCTGATGGCCGCCGTCGGACCGCTGCTGCCGGTGGAACTGCGCGCCAGCGGCATGGCACTGATCCAGACGGGCCAGTCCGTGGCGATGCTGGCCTCCTCGGTACTGTTCGGCGCCGCCTGGACCCTCTGGGGGCTGCACGCGGCGCTCGCGCTGGCGCTCGCCGCCCTGGTGACGGCGGTACTCGCCGCGCTGTGGATCCTCCCGCTCCGTGAAGAAGGCAGCCGCACATGA